In Candidatus Aminicenantes bacterium, the DNA window AAAGCTGAACATGCCGCCGACAACCCAGACGGCGATCACCAGAATCGGATAGGGGACGGCCACGGCGATCTCGGAGGGGGACAGGAAGATGCCCGATCCGATGATGCCGCCGATGACGATCATGATGACGTCCCAAAGGCCCAAGACGCGGGGCAGGCCGATCTTGGTTTTGTCGACAGGGGGAACGCTTTGGACTTCCTGGGCCATGTTGTCTCCTTGGAGGGGGGATTTCACTTTACGGAGGTCACGGAAGCCATTCTACCAATCTCAAGGAAAATGGCAAGACATTCAGTTCATCGCCCAATTCCGGGGAAGGCAGTTCGGAGCATCAGCCCGGCGGCTTCGGGCTCTACTCGCCTTTTCCCACAACTTTCCTCGGCGCCTCGGAACTCCGCATGCGAGATCGCCCCGGTCTTGGTGATCACCCACTCCGTCTCGTATCCGAAAGATTTTCGCGTGCTCAAACAGCCCTCGGCGGCCGCAGCTCTTCGCTGTCCTTGTAGGGACGTCGCTTCGAGAGTCCCCGCGAGGATTGGCTTCCCTCGGAGAGTTATGGAAAAAGGCGCCGCCCTCGCGATTTCGCCGTTGGCCGACACCCCGAACCGCCTTGGCTTCCCCGGAATTAGGGATGATCCAGATATTCTAGATCACGAACTCGTTTTGGCCCTTTTTCACCGCAAACGTCCTGTCCGCGCTCGAGGCGCTGACTTTGAGGATGAATTCCCCGTCCGATCGAACGGTCAGGCTCCACCGCGAACCGTCCGCGGCTGGCACGGCGTCAAGATCCACGACATGCCCGTTGAATCGATACCGCTCGCAGCCCAGGCGCTTATGGGCCTGGATGTCCCAGGTCAGCGTGTTCGCCGGCGCATCGGGCTTGAGGCCCAGCCCGAACTCGAGCAGGTAGAGGATCGGGCCGATCCCGCTCCAGCCGACGAAGTCCTTTTTCGCTTGATTCCCCGGCTCCGCCGCGTCGGGAGCGTAGTTTTCCCAGACCGTCCCCGTCTTGGCGAAGACCTGATAAGTCACGTCCAGGTCATTCCGGGCGAGCGAGCGGGCCGCTCGGTGGTAGCCGGCCTTCTCCAGCCCGCGCACGACCATGGTCGTTGTCGGCGCCCAAGCCGAGCCGCGCCAGTATTCGCCTTTGGGGTTGTAGAGCGGCTGGTCGGCGGCCACCGTGGGCACGGGATGCAGGCGGCCGAATGTGGCCGGCTTGTCGAGCTCGGCCGCCAAATGCGCGGCCCGCGACCCGTCCGCCACACCCGCGAGCAGAGCCCAGAACCCGGCCACCGACTTGATCGGCGCCCGCGTTCCGTCCAGCTTGAGGTCGTAGTAAAAAAGCTCGTCCGGGTCCCACATCAGCCGGTTGATCAGCTCGGCCAACGCATCGGCTTCGCGGTCAAAGACCTCGGCCTCGCCGCGCTTGCCGATCGTCCGGGCCATCTCCGCCATCTCGCGGGCCACAAGGACCATCTCGCAGGAAATGTCGACAATCTCGGCCCAGGCGAAAAGCGGATGATCGAGCCCGTCGAGGGTCACCTTGGACGGGATGAGGGGGGCCTGGCGTCCGATATATTGGACCGTGACGGGCGGGGGAGGATTGTCGATGTTAAATCCCCAGGCGCTGTAGAGGGGCTGGCCGGGATTGATCCAGACCTTGAAGTCCCGGCCCGTCGAGCGGTCGATCTCGCGGCAGATCTCGCCGTCCTCGTGCTGGCGGGCGTAGAAGTTGTCGAGCGAGGCGATGCCCGGGACGAGCGGGTGGGCGGTGTTGGTGAAAAAGGTCATGAAGCATGTGTCCCAGGCGAAAATATTCTGGTTGAAGGCGGCGTCGATAAATTGCGAAACGTAGCCTGTCGCGGCGGCCGGCTCGTGGAAGTTGCGGAAAGCCAGCTCCCAGGCCTTCCAGTACATGGCGACGTAGCCCGGCTGGTCGTCGAAGCGCGGCGAGGGGAGTAGGGTTTTCGTTGCGGCGAAGGTCGGCAGGGGCGAGGGGGCATAAGCTTTCTTGGCGAAATACTTGCCTTGCACTTCGCTAAATCCGAGAACTTGGAACGGTGCCACGTCGGGACGGCCGGGCGAGATGTGGAGCTCCGGTTTCTCGCCCAGGATCATGATGGTGCAGCCGTAGGTCCCGGCGTTGTTGATGCCCGAAGCGTGATTGCTGTACAAGGCTTTCAACTGATCGAGGTCGAGGACCGCCGATTTGTCGGTGAGCTTCCGACCGAGAAAAGCCAGCCGGGTGCAAAATTTTCCGTACTGGGCCAGGGTCGTGCCCTGCCGTTTCAGCATCTCGGCGAAGCGGGGGGTGAAGTCCTCGTTCACGATCGGGTGATTCGTGTGATATGTGAATTCAGACCCCTCGAAGGGGATAAACCGGCTCATCCGCCCGGCCGAGCGCTCGAAACAGGCAGCCTCCGTCGAGCCGCCGATCATATAGTTTTGCGGGGCGGCAGGCGGGATGTCGCCCAGAAATTTCGCCGCCTCGCCGTAGGTCCGCTGCCGCAGGAGGCCCCGGATGACGAAGGCCACGGGGAGGCCCCTCGGCGAACAGGCCAGTTGCGGGACGGCGTTGACGCAGACGCCGACCGACCGGCTGTTCATGCCGTTCAGGGCGATCACCCCCGGGATGGTGAAGACCAGAGTCTCCAGATTTTCTTTCTTATCCTTGATCCGCAGAACCGTCTGGAAGCCGTGATAGAAGCCGGGGATATCCTGGGTCTGGGAAACGAAAGCGGGAAATTCGGCTCTCTTGCCGGCCGCGATGGACGTGCATTTGTCGAGACCGATGTCCCGGTTCATGACCCAGACTTCGTCGATCAACTGGAAAGCGTACATCGTGTCGAAATCGACGCCGGCCCCGGCGGCGATGCCGCGGACCTCTTCCAGGAGACCGGGCGTCCAGCGCTCGATGGCGGGCTTGAAATCCGTGTAGGCCAGGAATTTCCGGATGAACTCATCCGCGGGCATTTTGTAGCTGTTGGTCAGATCCTCTTTCCAGCGCTTGACCAGCTCGGCGATTTCGGCTTTAAGCGCCGTACCATGGGCCAAGCCCATCTGATACGGCGTCCCCTCGAGGGTGACGATGCGGAGCTTGCCGTCCGCGGCGGGCGTTTGGGCTTGTCCGGCAAGGGGGACGAGGACGGCCAATAAGCAAATGACGGTGATGGCGGCGGAACGCAAACGCGATTTCATGGCCCGACTGTACCGCTCGGCTCGGGAGGGTGTCAATATCTGTAGAATCCGACCGAGCCTTGGCCGAAGTCGACGATCTCCCGGCCGCGCAGGGTTTCCTTCGAGCGCACTTCGAGCTTGATCTCGTGCCAGACGCCGCGCTCCGGCCGGGGCTCGGGGAATATCTGCAGAATGTATTGGGCCTGCCAGAGCCCCCCGTCGTATTCCGGGATCATATCGAACCGGACGATCTTTTCAGGCCGGCCGTCGAGCCGGACCTCGATGTCCTCCGCTTTCAGCTCGGGAGCGATCACCGTGGGCGAATTCTTCATCGCCTCCATCGCGGCGGCCATCTCCTTGGCCGAGACGCGCCCGTCGCCGTCGGCGTCGTACCGCAAAACGCGGGAGAGGGCACTGGGGCGGAACATGATGAAGACGGTCGCCACGGGGGCGTTCAGATCGAAGGCCCGGATGGCGTAGAGCTCGGTCCGGCCGATCGCGAAATCGTCTTCGCGGTCGCGGGTCAGGTCGTAGTCCCAGGCCCAGCGCTCCATCGCGTCGATGCTGTATCCTGCGCCGTTGACGTTGAGAACCGAGTAGACCCGGGCCGGGAGCAGGGCGTCGAACGTTCCGTCTTCCGCCGCCGGCACATAGAAGGATCCGACGGAGCGGAAGCCGTTGGGATGGAATTCCAGGTACGTGGAGCGCCAGCCGCCGTCCACGTAGCGGACCCGGCCGTGGAAGCGGGACCAGCAGAGAGGCGCGGTGCCTCGGGCGGCGATCCGGGCTCCCGACGCGAATCGGTAGGAGACCTGGGTGGCTGAGGGATATCGATCCTGGAGGACGACGGCGGCCTCGAAATTGCCGTGGACGACCTCGGCCGGAATCTCGGCCTGAACGAGCTTCGCCTCGCCGGCTTCGACGGCGTACGCCAGCGCGTACTTTCCGTCGGGCAGGCCCTTGCCGTAGAAAACGAGAACAGCGTCGATTTTGCGCTTGGTCGTTTCCGGCTTGTCGGGGGCCTTCCAGGGCGCCTCGGCCACGGGGGGATTGTAGAGAAGGACCTCCAAGCTGAGGCCGGGGAATCCGGTCAGAGGACTGACGGTGAAGGCGCGCGCTTCCGCGCCGGGCACGGTTTGCCCTGCCGCTGAAACGTCGGCGCTCCCGGCCAGCGCCGAAGCCGCCAGGACTAGACAAGCGATCGTTCTTGTTCGCATAGGGACAGATCCTTTCCGCCGGCTTTTATATGCGCCGCGATCGGATCTGTCAATAAGCGTCGTTAAGAGGTGCTTTTCTTCAAGGCCTCCAGGAGCCGGGCCGGGTTGACGATCGTTTTAAGCGTTTTGGGCTTGGTGTCGCCCAGGGCCATCTCGCGGATCGGGCCGGCGACCGCCCAGGCCCGGAAATCGGCTTCGCTGATCGTCTCGGCTTTCTTCCCGCTCAACCGGCTATAAGCTTCGGCCAGGGCCTTTTCCAGCGGGACGTCCGGGCTCCGTTGTTTCATGAACGCCATCCGTTCGTCGAGTATCTTTTCGATTTGCTTGGCCAGGTCGGCTTCGGACGGCAGGGTCCGGCGGGCGGGAATATCGACGGCATCGCCCGTCTTTAAAGCGGCCGCCCAAAAGAGCTCAGGGGTGATGTCGGGCTTGACCTGGCAGGCGAGCGCATAGAGGCCGGCGATATAGGGGATCGACCAGCTCCAGCCGCCCTGCCTGTAGAAAACATAGTCGTCGTTGCCGGTCGGGCTGGCCGTGCCGCGGGAGTCCATGGGGACGAGCAGGAGCTCCGGGCTCCCCGCCGTCATGGCCCAGAACTGGTTCGTCCACCAGAGGCCGTGTCGATAGAACGCAAATTTCTCCGGATCGGTCAACGGATCCCGGCCCAGGCCGTGGAAATTGAGCTTCCCGGCGTAGGTCGCGGAAAGCGACGAGGAAACGACGAAAATCCCGTCCTTTTTTGCCCGCTCCACGGCGGCGGTCACCTCGACGTATCCCTTTTGCCGAGGATCCCAGCCGACGGAGATGGAAATGACGCGAATCTTCCGGTCCGCCGGGAGGTTTTTGTTGATCTCCAGAACGCGGTCGATCGACTCGGCCAAGTATTGGAAGTCGAAAACGAATTGTCCGGATTCCACCGTTCCGTGGGTCTCGGCGATGTAGTAGAGATCGGCCTCGGGTGCGACGCCGACGGTCTTTCCGACCGCGATCGAGGCGACGGCCGGGCCGTGCATGGCTGCCGAGCTATCCCCGACGTGGATCTCCTCGTAAAGACGCAGCCGGTCCTTGTATTCGGCGTGATCGACAAGGAGGCATTGGTCGATGATGGCGATGCCGACGCCCCGGCCGGTGATCCCGCTCTTGTGGAGCGCTCGGACGCCAAGGCCCGGATTGATCCCTGCGGCCATGATCGCGGCCGGATCGAATCCGGCGGGAAGACTCTTCGGCCAGACGGTCTTGGAGTCGAAGTCTGCGTTGAGGAGGTCGGACAGCCGCCCCGCGAGGTCCAATCCCGAAAGGTCGCGGCTGCGCAGATCGACCTGCCAGCCGGCGGTTTTGGCGGGATCGTAGACGGGCAGAGCGTCCAGCTTGCCGCGCTCGGCGGCGAAGTCGGCGGCCGGGGGATGTCGAACGATGCCCTGGCCTTTGGGCGTCAGAGCCGTTCCGAAGGCAGATTCCTGGGCGGCGATCAGGGTCGCTAGGCCGAAAATCGCCGCGAGCGCGGCCAAAACCAAGGCGCATCTTTTCATGGTGTTTCCCTCCTTCCACCTATTTATACTTAATTTCCCGCAAGTCCGGGAAGGCGTAGACGCCGATGTGCCGGCCTTGGGTGATGACGACCCCGGATTCGAAGTAATCGAAACGGGTGTCGCGGCGCTGCGTGTTGATATCGGAGAAGCTGCGGACGAGCCGCATCCGGCCTTCGTTCAAGTCGTAGAAATCCAAATTCTTCTTGCTGCGCGAGCCGCCGACGAAGTAAGCCCGGCCGCCTTCCCGGATGATGAAGCCCCAGGCGTCATCTTCATTCTCCGTCCAGGTGCCGATGTCTTCGACTTCCAATGTCTCCAGGCTCAAGCGAACCAACTGCCGTCCCCGCTTTGCATAGATGAAAGAAATCGGGGCCGCGTCCAGTTCCCGCCGGTTGAACAGACCATCCATTGCGGAGAAGTCCTTCGCAGATGAAAACTCCTTCAACAGCTCGAACCCTTTGCCATTGTCCCTCAGAATGAGGGTTGGCTCGCGCCCCGTGAAGAAGAGGAGCCCATTGACGAGGCTCGGTATGTTGGGGGTTTCCAGGCGCCCCTTGACGAGGATTTCTTCGACACGCCCGTCCTCCCAGAGGCGGAGGGTGGATCGAAGCGCTTTGGCCGGAATCGTGCAGATCCAGAAGCGGACGCCGTTATGCACGCCCGTCCCGATCAGCATCGGATTCCCTCGTCCCAGCGCGGCGTGGGCGAAGACGCGGCGGTTCACTTTTTTCGTTCCTGCGTCCAGCGTCAGGAGCTGGACTTCGCCGGGACGAGACCCGTTCTCAAAAAATGCGATCGTCTGGGCGTACATCCACTGACCCCAGTACGAAGTTTGCTTCAGATCGAAATGATAGAGGGACTCGGCCTTTCCGGTCGCCAGATCGATCCGGTTGAAGTCGCCGTTATAGTCCTCGACGAAGAGGGACGAGCCGTCGTCCCAACCGAAGGCAAGGCCCGGCAGGCCGACCCGGATTTTTACGGGAGCCTCTTCGCTCCGTATCTTCGCCGAGCGGGAAACATAGTCATACTCGACGAGCTTCAGGCTTTTCGTCAGGTAGAAATGCTTCTGGGCGAAAGAATTGGTGAGGGCGCGGCCGCCGACGGCCGTCAGGACGCAGAGCGCCAGGCCGGCGGCGAAGGCGAAGCCGAAGCGCCGTTTGAAGCGAGCCGACCGTCGGATGTCGAACCGGCCGAAGGAGAAGAGAAGGGCGGCCACGAAAGGAACGACTGGAAGAATGATTTGGAGAAGGATAAGAGGGAACGAGAAGCTCCCCCGATAGGCGATGGCGTCCGGACGCGGAAAGGCGAACAATCCCGGGACATAGAGATCAACCATACCGGTTCCGGATCCCCACAGCAGTCGGAAAATAATCTCCGACGCCGCATACCAGCCTACGATCGAGGCAAGGCA includes these proteins:
- a CDS encoding S8/S53 family peptidase; protein product: MKRCALVLAALAAIFGLATLIAAQESAFGTALTPKGQGIVRHPPAADFAAERGKLDALPVYDPAKTAGWQVDLRSRDLSGLDLAGRLSDLLNADFDSKTVWPKSLPAGFDPAAIMAAGINPGLGVRALHKSGITGRGVGIAIIDQCLLVDHAEYKDRLRLYEEIHVGDSSAAMHGPAVASIAVGKTVGVAPEADLYYIAETHGTVESGQFVFDFQYLAESIDRVLEINKNLPADRKIRVISISVGWDPRQKGYVEVTAAVERAKKDGIFVVSSSLSATYAGKLNFHGLGRDPLTDPEKFAFYRHGLWWTNQFWAMTAGSPELLLVPMDSRGTASPTGNDDYVFYRQGGWSWSIPYIAGLYALACQVKPDITPELFWAAALKTGDAVDIPARRTLPSEADLAKQIEKILDERMAFMKQRSPDVPLEKALAEAYSRLSGKKAETISEADFRAWAVAGPIREMALGDTKPKTLKTIVNPARLLEALKKSTS
- a CDS encoding amino acid transporter, which gives rise to MAQEVQSVPPVDKTKIGLPRVLGLWDVIMIVIGGIIGSGIFLSPSEIAVAVPYPILVIAVWVVGGMFSF
- a CDS encoding C45 family autoproteolytic acyltransferase/hydrolase, coding for MRSAAITVICLLAVLVPLAGQAQTPAADGKLRIVTLEGTPYQMGLAHGTALKAEIAELVKRWKEDLTNSYKMPADEFIRKFLAYTDFKPAIERWTPGLLEEVRGIAAGAGVDFDTMYAFQLIDEVWVMNRDIGLDKCTSIAAGKRAEFPAFVSQTQDIPGFYHGFQTVLRIKDKKENLETLVFTIPGVIALNGMNSRSVGVCVNAVPQLACSPRGLPVAFVIRGLLRQRTYGEAAKFLGDIPPAAPQNYMIGGSTEAACFERSAGRMSRFIPFEGSEFTYHTNHPIVNEDFTPRFAEMLKRQGTTLAQYGKFCTRLAFLGRKLTDKSAVLDLDQLKALYSNHASGINNAGTYGCTIMILGEKPELHISPGRPDVAPFQVLGFSEVQGKYFAKKAYAPSPLPTFAATKTLLPSPRFDDQPGYVAMYWKAWELAFRNFHEPAAATGYVSQFIDAAFNQNIFAWDTCFMTFFTNTAHPLVPGIASLDNFYARQHEDGEICREIDRSTGRDFKVWINPGQPLYSAWGFNIDNPPPPVTVQYIGRQAPLIPSKVTLDGLDHPLFAWAEIVDISCEMVLVAREMAEMARTIGKRGEAEVFDREADALAELINRLMWDPDELFYYDLKLDGTRAPIKSVAGFWALLAGVADGSRAAHLAAELDKPATFGRLHPVPTVAADQPLYNPKGEYWRGSAWAPTTTMVVRGLEKAGYHRAARSLARNDLDVTYQVFAKTGTVWENYAPDAAEPGNQAKKDFVGWSGIGPILYLLEFGLGLKPDAPANTLTWDIQAHKRLGCERYRFNGHVVDLDAVPAADGSRWSLTVRSDGEFILKVSASSADRTFAVKKGQNEFVI